One genomic region from Ptychodera flava strain L36383 chromosome 5, AS_Pfla_20210202, whole genome shotgun sequence encodes:
- the LOC139133717 gene encoding tripartite motif-containing protein 2-like, whose amino-acid sequence MDCTGCQGAGQSHHPLVDSNIIMAASKLATSEEILDEIGEDFLTCPVCLEQYKNPKILPCYHTFCQQCLEKLVEKTGSLNCPTCQKSVQLPEDRVSGLDNNFFMNSMLEVLKKRTEESADQSESKCEFCEETEASVFCVDCEQYYCRVCCEKFHKKLKQAAMHEVLTVEKSEKGKRRRASVKLIQNCKIHPKHEINFYCDSCRIPICVECTVIDHRIPDHSHRYLQEVADECNKELSVLVEKLKVKAREVDHSRAEVKDACKKVTEQCLVNKQKVGKQKDALIDKIEKEERKLIEKLDTNCSLQVKGLESDIGNLELKYENLISTCSYTEALMHHGNPAQLVSKSPNVLVKLQELVSTDTKPSLKQEVVEFFPSDDITTDGILGLLRSDVCISQCAVDNKCLLKGGSINAQTTTKDRSGKPVIPRQAVEVTLTKPDGSKTNLDVTDKRDSTHTVAANIDMDGKYQVAMTIGNQEVPGSPFEIPVIKGLVKTLGKLGNNIGEFNTPYSLTINKKGDLVVTDFNNLRIQIIDLDGNWKKTFEFKQFGKAFHPLDIAISADDRYFMTDFHNKQVVVSDEDGKVITTFGQNELKYPRGISISPLDGAVYVSDWDGQGGDKTDKDAHCISKYTQGGQYIKSFGKFGEENGEFKGSWMMVHDKRGLLFVADCDNDRIQVFNADDQFLYKFGIPGKKDGQLFGPSGLCLDSDSFVYVSDCSNRIQKFDSRGRFISRLDRKEDGLNKSTGLVITDSVPRKMIVADKKSHCIKVFEV is encoded by the coding sequence ATGGATTGTACAGGCTGTCAAGGTGCTGGTCAGTCTCACCACCCCCTGGTGGACAGCAACATCATTATGGCGGCCTCCAAGCTGGCAACATCTGAAGAAATTCTGGATGAAAttggagaagattttttgacttgTCCAGTCTGTCTGGAACAGTACAAGAATCCAAAAATTCTGCCATGTTATCACACCTTCTGTCAACAATGTCTGGAAAAACTGGTGGAAAAAACTGGAAGTTTGAACTGTCCTACTTGTCAGAAGTCAGTACAACTTCCTGAGGACAGAGTTTCTGGTCTTGAtaataatttcttcatgaaTTCAATGTTGGAAGTTTTGAAGAAGAGAACAGAGGAGTCTGCTGATCAAAGTGAAAGTAAATGTGAGTTTTGTGAAGAAACTGAAGCTTCAGTGTTTTGTGTGGATTGTGAGCAGTATTACTGTAGAGTGTGCTGTGAGAAATTTCACAAGAAGCTGAAACAAGCAGCCATGCATGAAGTGTTGACTGTAGAAAAATCCGAGAAAGGAAAGAGAAGGAGAGCATCTGTAAAATTGATACAAAACTGCAAAATTCATCCCAAGCATGAGATTAATTTCTACTGTGATTCCTGCAGGATTCCCATTTGTGTGGAATGCACTGTCATTGACCATCGTATTCCTGACCATAGTCATCGATATCTTCAAGAAGTGGCCGATGAATGCAACAAGGAGTTGTCAGTGCTGGTTGAGAAGTTGAAAGTGAAAGCAAGAGAAGTGGACCACAGCAGAGCAGAGGTCAAGGATGCATGTAAGAAAGTGACAGAACAGTGTTTGGTGAACAAACAAAAAGTCGGGAAACAGAAAGACGCCCTCATCGACAAGAtagagaaagaagaaagaaagctGATAGAAAAGTTAGACACCAACTGTAGTTTGCAGGTCAAAGGTCTTGAAAGTGACATCGGTAACCTTgaattgaaatatgaaaatcttaTCAGTACTTGTAGTTACACTGAAgcactgatgcatcatgggaatccAGCTCAGCTTGTCTCAAAAAGTCCAAATGTACTTGTCAAACTTCAGGAGTTGGTTTCCACAGATACCAAACCCAGTCTAAAACAAGAGGTGGTGGAGTTCTTCCCTtctgatgacatcacaacagATGGAATCCTGGGATTGCTGAGGTCTGATGTTTGTATCTCACAGTGTGCAGTTGACAACAAGTGTCTGCTGAAAGGCGGATCCATAAATGCACAGACCACAACCAAGGATAGATCTGGAAAACCAGTGATTCCAAGACAAGCAGTGGAAGTGACATTGACAAAACCAGATGGATCAAAGACAAACCTTGATGTGACAGACAAGAGAGACAGCACTCACACAGTGGCTGCTAACATTGACATGGATGGTAAATATCAAGTTGCCATGACAATTGGAAATCAGGAAGTACCAGGATCACCTTTTGAAATTcctgtcatcaaaggattggTGAAAACACTGGGTAAGCTTGGAAACAATATAGGAGAGTTTAATACACCATACAGTTTGACAATCAACAAAAAAGGAGATTTGGTTGTAACTGACTTCAACAACTTGAGAATACAAATTATTGACTTGGATGGAAATTGgaagaaaacatttgaatttaaacAGTTTGGCAAGGCATTTCATCCACTTGACATAGCAATATCAGCTGATGACAGATACTTCATGACAGATTTTCACAACAAACAAGTGGTTGTAAGTGATGAGGATGGGAAAGTCATCACAACCTTTGGACAAAATGAACTGAAGTACCCAAGAGGTATCAGCATCAGCCCACTAGATGGCGCTGTTTATGTGTCAGACTGGGATGGACAGGGTGGAGATAAAACAGACAAGGACGCACACTGTATCAGCAAGTACACACAGGGTGGCCAGTACATCAAATCATTTGGTAAATTTGGTGAAGAGAATGGTGAATTCAAAGGATCATGGATGATGGTTCATGACAAACGAGGGCTGTTATTTGTTGCAGACTGTGATAATGATCGCATTCAGGTATTCAATGCAGATGATCAGTTCCTGTACAAATTTGGAATCCCTGGTAAAAAAGATGGTCAGCTGTTTGGACCAAGTGGCTTATGTCTTGATTCGGACAGTTTTGTGTACGTCAGTGATTGCAGTAATCGCATTCAGAAATTTGACAGCAGGGGAAGATTCATATCTCGTCTCGATAGAAAAGAAGATGGATTGAATAAATCGACAGGATTGGTGATAACTGATAGTGTTCCGAGGAAGATGATTGTTGCAGACAAAAAAAGTCACTGTATTAAAGTGTTTGAAGTCTGA
- the LOC139133718 gene encoding tripartite motif-containing protein 2-like — protein sequence MASSKLATPEEILDEIGQDFLSCPVCLEQYKNPKILPCYHSFCQLCLEKLVEKTGSLNCPTCQRSVQLPEDKVTGLDNNFFMNSMLEVVKKRTGEVTDQNERKCEFCEETEASVFCMDCEQYYCEVCSEKIHKKMKRAAMHEVFTVEDCKKGIKTQKAIVKALENCKVHPKNEIKYYCDTCKIPICSECTIIDHRIPDHSHRYLQEVADECNKELSVLVEKLKVKAREVDQSRAEVKDACKKVTEQCMVNKQKVRKQKDALIDKIEKEERKLIEKLDTDCSLQVKGLESDISDLELKYENLLSAWSYTEALMHHGNPAQLLSKSLNVRSRLDEFVAMDTKHSIEHEEVVEFFPFYDITTDGILGFVRSDVGISQCTVDNIPECLLKGESINLQITTKDRSGKPVIPRQAVEVTLTKPDGSKTNLDVTDNRDGTHTVTANTDIDGKYQVAMTIGDQEIPESPFEIPVIKGLVKTLGKKGKNKGEFDRPLGLAINSDGNVVVADFDNNRTQIIDNDGNWKKTFKYTEFDESFLPIDVAVSADDKYFMTDKNNKQVVVSDEDGKVITTFGQNELTWPRSISISPLDGAVYVSDWDGERGDRTDKKGHCIRKYTTHGQYIKSFGKYGKENGEFKGPFMMAINNQGMLFVADFDNDRIQVFSADDQFLYKFGTKGAKDGQLFGPCGVCLDSDSFVYVSDCSCIQKFDSSGRFISRVDRKEDGLNTPRGLVITDGVPMKIIVADIKNHCLKVFVQS from the coding sequence ATGGCGTCCTCAAAGCTGGCAACACCTGAAGAAATTCTGGATGAAATCGGCCAGGATTTTTTATCTTGTCCAGTCTGTCTTGAACAATATAAGAATCCAAAAATCCTGCCTTGCTATCATTCCTTCTGTCAACTGTGTCTGGAAAAACTGGTGGAAAAAACTGGAAGTTTGAACTGTCCAACTTGTCAGAGGTCAGTACAACTTCCTGAAGACAAGGTCACTGGTCTTGACAACAATTTCTTCATGAATTCAATGTTAGAAGTTGTGAAGAAGAGAACGGGAGAGGTCACTgatcaaaatgaaagaaaatgtgaGTTTTGTGAAGAAACTGAAGCGTCAGTGTTTTGCATGGATTGTGAGCAGTATTACTGTGAGGTATGCAGTGAAAAAATTCATAAGAAAATGAAAAGAGCAGCCATGCATGAAGTGTTCACAGTTGAAGACTGTAAAAAAGGAATTAAGACACAAAAGGCAATTGTAAAGGCCCTCGAAAACTGCAAAGTTCatccaaaaaatgaaatcaaatattaCTGTGATACTTGTAAGATTCCCATTTGCAGTGAGTGTACCATCATTGACCATCGCATTCCTGACCATAGTCATCGATATCTTCAAGAAGTGGCAGATGAATGCAACAAGGAGTTGTCAGTGCTGGTTGAGAAGTTGAAAGTGAAAGCAAGAGAAGTGGACCAAAGCAGAGCAGAGGTCAAGGATGCATGTAAGAAAGTGACAGAACAGTGTATGGTGAACAAACAGAAAGTCAGGAAACAGAAAGACGCCCTCATTGACAAGAtagagaaagaagaaagaaagctGATAGAAAAGTTAGACACTGACTGTAgtctgcaggtcaaaggtcTTGAAAGTGACATCAGTGACCTTgaattgaaatatgaaaatcttcTCAGCGCTTGGAGTTACACTGAAgcactgatgcatcatgggaatccAGCTCAGCTTCTCTCCAAAAGTCTAAATGTAAGGTCCAGACTAGATGAGTTTGTTGCTATGGATACCAAACACAGTATAGAACATGAAGAAGTGGTGGAGTTCTTCCCTTTTTATGACATCACAACAGACGGAATCCTGGGATTTGTGAGATCTGATGTCGGTATCTCACAGTGTACAGTTGACAACATTCCTGAGTGTCTGCTGAAAGGTGAATCCATAAATCTACAGATCACAACCAAGGATAGATCTGGAAAACCAGTGATTCCAAGACAAGCAGTGGAAGTGACATTGACAAAACCAGATGGATCAAAGACAAACCTTGATGTGACAGACAACAGAGATGGCACACACACTGTGACTGCTAACACTGACATTGATGGTAAATATCAAGTTGCCATGACAATAGGAGATCAGGAAATACCAGAATCACCATTTGAAATTcctgtcatcaaaggattggTGAAGACACTGGGAAAGAAAGGAAAGAATAAGGGAGAGTTTGATCGGCCACTTGGATTAGCAATCAACAGTGACGGAAATGTGGTTGTAGCTGACTTTGATAACAACAGAACACAAATTATTGATAATGATGgaaattggaaaaaaactttcaaatacaCAGAGTTTGATGAGAGCTTTCTTCCAATTGATGTGGCAGTATCAGCTGATGACAAATACTTCATGacagacaaaaacaacaaacaagtgGTTGTAAGTGACGAGGATGGGAAAGTCATCACAACCTTTGGACAAAATGAACTAACTTGGCCAAGAAGTATCAGTATCAGTCCACTAGATGGTGCTGTTTATGTGTCAGACTGGGATGGAGAGCGTGGAGATAGAACTGACAAGAAAGGACACTGTATCAGGAAGTACACAACGCATGGCCAGTACATCAAATCATTTGGTAAATATGGCAAAGAGAATGGTGAATTCAAAGGACCATTCATGATGGCAATAAACAACCAGGGGATGTTGTTTGTAGCTGACTTTGATAATGATCGCATCCAGGTATTCAGTGCAGATGATCAGTTCCTGTACAAATTTGGAACCAAAGGGGCAAAGGATGGTCAGCTGTTTGGTCCATGTGGTGTATGTCTGGACTCAGACAGTTTTGTATATGTCAGTGATTGCAGTTGCATTCAGAAATTTGACAGCAGTGGAAGATTCATATCTCGTGTTGACAGAAAGGAAGATGGATTAAATACCCCAAGGGGCTTGGTGATAACTGATGGTGTTCCTATGAAGATCATTGTTGCAGACATAAAAAACCACTGTctcaaagtgtttgtacagtcATAG